The following DNA comes from Gemmatimonadaceae bacterium.
GGGGCGGGGCGCGAGATGTGGGCGGAGCCGCGGTGGCATCCGTCGGGTGCGTACCTCACGGCGGTGCAGCTGCTGGGGACGGGTGAGCAGCGGGTGATGGTGCTCGATACGCTCGGGCACATCTGGCAGGCGGTGGCGGGCGGGCGCGGCGTGTCTGCGTCGCCGTCGTTCACGCCCAAGGGCGACCGGTTGGTGTGGGCGAGTGATCGCAGCGGGCGCATGCAGCTCGAGACCGCGCCGCTGGGCGATCTCGAGATGCTCGACACGTTGCGCTGGCGTGAGGCGCGTGAGGAGGTACGGCAGGCGTCGCGCGTGAGCACGGCGGTGTACGAGCCCACGGTAAGCCCCGATGGCCGCTCGGTGGCGGTGCTGGTGCAGCGGGGCGACGGGCTGCATGCGGCGGTGCTGCCGCTCGATACGGCCGGGGCGATGGCCACGAATGCGTGGTATACGACGGAGCCGGTGGCGCTCCCAACGGTGGTCGATCCGCGCGCGATCGCCTCCCTCCCGGCCACGCGGTACTCGGCGCTCCGCATGCTGCTCCCGCGCTACTGGCTCCCCAGCGCGGGGCAGGGGCGTGACGGGCGCCCGACGACGGGGTTCATCACGAGTGGCGATGACATTCTCGGGCGGCACCTCTGGCAGGCGAGCGCGCTCATCCAACCGGAACGCCGCGAGGTGGATGGCTACGCGCTCTATCGCTTCGCCGGACTTGGCGTGCCGGTGTTCGATCTCTCGATGAGTCAGCAGTGGGATGCCACGTTTGGCGTGGTGAACACCGCGCGCCAGGTCATCGGGAGCATTGCGCGGCGGAAGCGCTTCGCGACGCTGTCGAGCACGGTGAGTGTGCCGCGCGTGCGCTGGGCCATGAGTGGCACCTTGGGCGCGCAGTACGAGTGGCGCGACTTCACCGCCACGGCGGACTCCCTGCTGGGGCCGGCCAATTCGCTGCTGCGCACGGGCACGCGCTATCCCACGCTCTTCGTCAACACCAACGTGAGCACCGCGCGGCGCGCGCTGCGCAGCGTGAGTGTGGAAGAGGGCGTCACGCTCTCCACGAGCAGTGCGTACCGGTGGCGGTTGGATGCGCCGGAGCTCGGGTCGTGGCGCCATGTCGCGTCGGCGCGCGCGTACGCCCCGCTGGACTTTGCCGGCTACGCGCGCCACGTGATCGCATTGCGCGCCGCCGCCGGCGTGACCGATGAGAAGACGGCGACCGAGTTCTCGGTGGGCGGAGTGAGTGGCCTCACGGGGGAAGTCTTTCCCGGTGTGAACGTGGGCGATCCGGCGCGGACCTTCAGCGTGCGCGGTGTTGCGCCGGCGGCGCAGCGTGGCATTCGCGCGCTCGCCGCGAGCGCCGAGTATCGCGCGCCTCTCACGCTCTTTTCGCGCGTGCCGAGCCCGCTGACGTTCTACAGCGACAAGCTGTCGCTGACGGTCTTCAGCGATGCCGGGCGCGCGTGGTGCCCGGGGGCATTTGCGCGACAGGCCACGAGTGTGGGCATCTGCGAACGCCCGGGTGTGCGCGACGGCTGGATCGCGTCGGCGGGGGCGGAGCTGGTGCTCGATGCCGCGCTCGCGTACGACGTGCCCTATCGCTTCCGACTGGGCGTGGCGGCGCCGTATGCCGCGCCGACGGGGGTGGCGCGGAAGGGGGCGGTGTACTTCACGTTGGGTGGGTACTTCTGAGTGAGCGAATCTTTTTCCTGCGAGAGTTCAGAGGGCAGAATTTCAGGGAGTGGGCGTCAGGACGGCGGCGGTGCGTGCTGTCGGTCGCGGTCCTGAGCGCTCCCTCCTGACGTTCTTCACGTTGAGCTCTCAGGGGTTCTCCAACCGAAGCGCACCGAAGCATGTCGAAGCCCTTTATTCACTCTGCCGCCACCGTGGTCGGTGACGTCCATCTCGCCGACGACACGAGCGTCTGGCCCAGCGCCGTCATTCGCGGCGATACCGAGCGCATCACGATCGGCGCGCGCAGCAATGTGCAGGATGGCGCGGTGATTCACGCGGACCCGGGGGTGCCGACGACGATCGGCGCCGACTGCGTCATCGGCCATCGGGCGATCGTGCACGGCACCACCCTCGAGGACGGCGTGCTGGTGGGGATGGGCGCGATTCTGCTCAACCGGGTGCACGTGGGCACGGGGAGCGTGATTGCGGCCGGTGCGGTCGTGCTCGAGGGCACCGTGGTGCCGCCGGGGAGCCTGGTGGTGGGCGTGCCGGGGAAGGTGGTGCGTGCGGTGTCGGCGGAGCAGCAGGCCGGGATTCGGGAGAATGCGGCGCGGTACGTGGATCTCGCGCGGCGGCATTCGGGGGGGGAGTTTTTGGAGGTGCGGTGAGGGCGGATGGGGTGGTGTAGAGGCGTATACGTGGAGCGTATACGATAGGCGTATACATGGGGCGCATACGTGGAGCGGAACCGCGGTTGCGCTCATGTATACGCGGCATGTATACGCCCCATCTGTACGCTCCTCGTATACGCTGTTCGCGGTCCCGTTCGCGCCTCCAAGCAAACCCGCCCCTCACTCCGCGAGTGCAGGCAAGCGGTCCCATCCGCAGGCCCGTGTGCGTTATCCACGGACATTCTGACGTCTGGCGCGGTGCTGCTGGGGTGCTGCTCGTAACAGCTTTCGGAACGTCGCGTGAAACTGTTGCGGTGCAATGACTTCCAATCGTCCCGGAACACTGTCGCGACCGTAGCCGTTCACATTTATTCGGGCGGTCTGGACTGAAGCCCCGGCGAATATCTCACAAGCTTGTGGTCGGTGGAGAACTCCACGCGCGTCGCACGAACGTGATCAGTCTCACGCAAGTGCATGCCGGTCAATGTCTTGCAGCGAGACTTGCGCGGACTCACGGACGGTGCGAGCATACCCGCCCGCTCGGCCCCCCTCCAGAGTCCCCGGGGACGCACCCGGGACCATGCCTGAGCGCCCGATTTCCGCCCCACGCCATACCCATTAGGAGCCCCACGAATGCCCTTCTCCGCCACGCCGCCGGA
Coding sequences within:
- a CDS encoding BamA/TamA family outer membrane protein, which produces MRSVCALLFVLLGAGSLAAQVDPRGPIRTITTPHFHVHFAARLDSVARAAAVYAEGAYAQLSGELVAPRGRIDLLVADNVDFSNGYAQVFPTPRVVIYATPPIAAAELRYTGDWLRSVITHELAHVFHLDRARGVWALGRWVLGRNPVLFPNTFTPSWVKEGLAVHYESKFTGFGRDVSTEFPSLLRAAARDSLLMPLGRWSLSATRYPRGNAAYLYGATVMEQAARSAPAGKGMRRYVDATAAMLVPYLPQYNATIGFGRSFNAIWAAYRDSLTRAPIDTTADRFTWVSAHGYFANGPRWLSADSLVYAASDGRRVTGLYAASVRGGAPRRLGWKTSLDTWAVGPDGLVGAQNDFLDPYTVRADLYWDCLKGGKTYGGKTNGGKTDCGGERRLTTGARLVMPDVRRDGEIVAIQLAAGTSSLVRVSPNGQSVRVIAAGAGREMWAEPRWHPSGAYLTAVQLLGTGEQRVMVLDTLGHIWQAVAGGRGVSASPSFTPKGDRLVWASDRSGRMQLETAPLGDLEMLDTLRWREAREEVRQASRVSTAVYEPTVSPDGRSVAVLVQRGDGLHAAVLPLDTAGAMATNAWYTTEPVALPTVVDPRAIASLPATRYSALRMLLPRYWLPSAGQGRDGRPTTGFITSGDDILGRHLWQASALIQPERREVDGYALYRFAGLGVPVFDLSMSQQWDATFGVVNTARQVIGSIARRKRFATLSSTVSVPRVRWAMSGTLGAQYEWRDFTATADSLLGPANSLLRTGTRYPTLFVNTNVSTARRALRSVSVEEGVTLSTSSAYRWRLDAPELGSWRHVASARAYAPLDFAGYARHVIALRAAAGVTDEKTATEFSVGGVSGLTGEVFPGVNVGDPARTFSVRGVAPAAQRGIRALAASAEYRAPLTLFSRVPSPLTFYSDKLSLTVFSDAGRAWCPGAFARQATSVGICERPGVRDGWIASAGAELVLDAALAYDVPYRFRLGVAAPYAAPTGVARKGAVYFTLGGYF
- a CDS encoding gamma carbonic anhydrase family protein, which produces MSKPFIHSAATVVGDVHLADDTSVWPSAVIRGDTERITIGARSNVQDGAVIHADPGVPTTIGADCVIGHRAIVHGTTLEDGVLVGMGAILLNRVHVGTGSVIAAGAVVLEGTVVPPGSLVVGVPGKVVRAVSAEQQAGIRENAARYVDLARRHSGGEFLEVR